The region TGGAAAACACACCGCCTTCTTTCTGAGCAAAAAGAGCTCCCGCTAAAAGGAGGAGAAAAGAAGCCGAAATCGAATAAATATATTTGTTTTTCATAATGTATTCTCAGTACCCCGGAGTATTTACTACCGCACTCATAACAGGAGAAAAATCCGAACCGGTCGAATTATAAGTAGAAAAGGATTTCACCCGCACAAACCAAGTACCGGGAAATTGGACCGTTAGTATCTTGAAATTAGGGGTAAAAGGTCCGCCGCTATATAAAACGTCCGAACATACGTCGGCGGTTCCTTCCGTAGAAAAAGTTGCGCCTTTTTTATAGCAAACCCTGTAGCCTCCGGAAGCCATATGCACCGCTTTCTCCTTTGCCTGAGCCCAGGTGGCGATGATATCCCTCTGCCCGCCGGTTCCAGTTAAAGTCAGAGTGGAGCTGGACGAACTTCCCGCATCTCCGGTAGTTGTCGATAGCGTAAGGGTCGCTGTCTTGGAACCGACGTTTAACGGAATAAATTGAACCGTAAAAGTAGTGGAAGCATTCGGGGCAAGGCTCGTAAGGCCCGGTTGGGACCAAAGGAATTCGTTGAAATTCGTCCCGTTCACGGAAACAGGACTGCCGCTCAGATCTAGATTAGCAGTTCCTAAATTACGAATCGTGATACTTTTACTCGCGGATATAACGGAAGGAAAAACGCTCCCGAAAGAATAAGAAAACCCGGAACTGGTACTGATATCCCGATTGATTCCATTCTCGTCCGTGTATGTTACCGAAATCTGAGGAACCGGACCGGAAGTACCTGTCCCCGATAAACCGAGTGTAAAAGTCCCCTGGTTGGGATCGTTGCTTTGGATCTGTAAGGAACCGACCGTCAATCCTATACCGCCTGGAGTAAAAGAAATGCTAAAGGTTTTACTCTGGCCTGGAGAAAGAGTAAAGGTAGGTCCGTTCGTACTGAAAACCGAATTTCCGGAAACCACTTCGATATTCGTGACAATCAGATTCAATAAACCCGAATTCTTGATTGTGAAATTTCTAGAAGCGGATCCCGAGCTAAGCGCATAAAAATTCGCATAAGAATTTCCCGAAGCTAACCTAAGATTTCCGTCCGAAACTTCTATGGAAGGAGCGGGTGTATTCGTACCTGTACCTGTAAGATACAGGATATAGGTTCCTACATTCGGGTCGTCGGAAGGAATCAGAAGATAAGCCGACTTCACTCCTTCGCTAGTGGGTGAGAATGTGAGCTGGAAGGTGGTGGTATCTCCGGAGTTAATCGAGGAGCTTGCGGCGGTCGTTACGGAATATTGATTAGAATAGACCCCGCTCTTGGAAACGTTAGGACTCCCCGTTAAATTCACGGTAGAAGCGCTCGGATTCTCCAAAGTCAAAGTAATGGGAGAAGCGGAAGAATTGGCCAGAGTCGAACCCAAGGATAATGTGGAACCGGAAGGATAGCTGCCACCTTTCGAGTCCTTTACATAAATTCCATTAATACCGGAAGGGCTGGAAAAAAAGAGTAACGGCCCTTTTCCGCCTCCGCCACCGCAATTTCCGAAGAGAAAGAATGGAGAGAGTGAGGCCAAAAAAAGAAAACGAAAGTATCGGGATCTCAAGTTCAAATACCTAAAGGAAATATTCATTTTATGTCGGATGGGGACGGACTTTTAGAGAAAGGTAATTCTTCCCCAAAGCCTTTCGCCTATTGGCGACCCGGATTTCCTACTCGTCCAGGAAAATCCTTCTAGAGAAACAAGGGGCAATGCGGCTTTTTACGCAGAAATCGCCGAAAATCGGGAACGATTTTCAGTCCCCGAGGGTAAC is a window of Leptospira wolffii serovar Khorat str. Khorat-H2 DNA encoding:
- a CDS encoding choice-of-anchor D domain-containing protein gives rise to the protein MRSRYFRFLFLASLSPFFLFGNCGGGGGKGPLLFFSSPSGINGIYVKDSKGGSYPSGSTLSLGSTLANSSASPITLTLENPSASTVNLTGSPNVSKSGVYSNQYSVTTAASSSINSGDTTTFQLTFSPTSEGVKSAYLLIPSDDPNVGTYILYLTGTGTNTPAPSIEVSDGNLRLASGNSYANFYALSSGSASRNFTIKNSGLLNLIVTNIEVVSGNSVFSTNGPTFTLSPGQSKTFSISFTPGGIGLTVGSLQIQSNDPNQGTFTLGLSGTGTSGPVPQISVTYTDENGINRDISTSSGFSYSFGSVFPSVISASKSITIRNLGTANLDLSGSPVSVNGTNFNEFLWSQPGLTSLAPNASTTFTVQFIPLNVGSKTATLTLSTTTGDAGSSSSSTLTLTGTGGQRDIIATWAQAKEKAVHMASGGYRVCYKKGATFSTEGTADVCSDVLYSGGPFTPNFKILTVQFPGTWFVRVKSFSTYNSTGSDFSPVMSAVVNTPGY